Proteins encoded within one genomic window of Salipaludibacillus agaradhaerens:
- a CDS encoding DUF2768 domain-containing protein translates to MFEDGLVKMWVSFIGMGLMFFSVILTIFTKEKLSGVLRYILLTISFISIIIAGLIMLLVVFTGPVPE, encoded by the coding sequence ATGTTTGAGGATGGCTTAGTTAAAATGTGGGTTTCATTTATAGGAATGGGGTTAATGTTTTTCTCTGTAATATTGACAATTTTCACAAAAGAAAAATTGTCTGGGGTTTTAAGATATATTTTATTAACAATAAGTTTTATTAGTATAATAATAGCAGGCCTAATCATGTTACTTGTTGTTTTTACTGGACCGGTGCCCGAATAA
- a CDS encoding stage VI sporulation protein F, with amino-acid sequence MQGNNNGSFFDQLEKKTNVKHQDLFQLAQSVNKTDLSNEENVRQLIHQVAKLANVSVSKEKEDELVKAITSNKVPMDFGSLAKMFQKPK; translated from the coding sequence GTGCAAGGAAACAATAATGGGTCGTTCTTTGATCAACTAGAGAAGAAGACCAATGTGAAACATCAAGATTTGTTTCAGTTGGCTCAGTCAGTGAATAAGACAGATTTATCTAATGAAGAAAATGTGAGACAACTTATTCATCAAGTTGCTAAATTAGCTAATGTATCTGTCTCAAAAGAAAAAGAAGATGAACTCGTAAAAGCAATTACGTCAAATAAGGTGCCTATGGATTTCGGTTCATTGGCTAAAATGTTTCAAAAACCTAAATGA
- a CDS encoding NAD(P)H-dependent glycerol-3-phosphate dehydrogenase encodes MSTIAVLGSGSWGTALSLVLADNQHDVKLWGRSKEQIDTINNERKNSRYLPDVSLPENIIAFSRLEEALEGVDAVLIVVPTKALRDVLKSVNDCLNQPVLIIHASKGIEPETHLRISQIIEEEILEENRSGVVALSGPSHAEEVCLRQPTTVTASSNDMPMAEKVQDLFMNRHFRVYTNPDLLGVEIGGALKNIIAIGTGLTSGLGFGDNAKAALMTRGLAEITRLGLKQGASPLTFAGLSGLGDLIVTCTSVHSRNWRAGHMLGKGKSVDEVEREMGMVVEGIRTTKAAFQLAEQLGVDMPITTELYKVLFHGKPVEEAVSELMGRVKKHEVEDLNLGDGDPLNELEP; translated from the coding sequence ATGTCTACGATTGCTGTATTAGGTTCTGGTAGCTGGGGGACAGCTTTGTCACTCGTATTGGCAGATAATCAACATGATGTGAAGCTATGGGGACGTTCCAAAGAACAAATCGATACAATTAACAATGAAAGAAAAAATAGTCGTTATTTACCTGATGTGAGTTTACCAGAAAATATTATTGCATTCTCGCGTTTGGAAGAGGCGCTTGAAGGTGTGGATGCTGTCTTAATTGTCGTTCCTACTAAAGCGTTACGTGATGTTTTGAAATCGGTAAATGATTGCTTAAATCAGCCCGTATTAATTATTCATGCTAGTAAAGGGATTGAACCAGAAACACATCTGCGGATTTCGCAAATTATTGAAGAAGAAATTTTAGAAGAAAATCGTTCAGGTGTAGTAGCACTTTCTGGTCCAAGTCATGCCGAAGAAGTGTGCCTTAGACAACCTACGACTGTCACTGCATCTTCCAATGATATGCCGATGGCCGAAAAAGTACAAGACCTCTTTATGAATCGTCACTTCAGAGTGTACACTAACCCTGATTTGCTTGGCGTAGAAATTGGTGGAGCTCTCAAAAACATCATAGCTATTGGCACTGGGTTGACGAGCGGATTAGGGTTTGGTGATAACGCTAAAGCAGCTCTGATGACGAGAGGGCTGGCGGAAATTACTAGGCTTGGTTTAAAGCAAGGGGCTAGCCCTTTAACGTTCGCAGGCTTGTCAGGTTTAGGGGATCTTATTGTGACGTGTACAAGTGTACATAGTAGAAACTGGCGTGCAGGACATATGCTTGGTAAAGGGAAATCAGTGGATGAAGTTGAAAGGGAAATGGGAATGGTTGTTGAAGGTATTCGAACGACAAAAGCAGCCTTCCAATTGGCGGAACAATTAGGGGTGGATATGCCTATTACAACAGAATTGTACAAGGTACTTTTCCACGGAAAACCAGTAGAAGAAGCCGTTTCTGAACTTATGGGAAGAGTTAAAAAGCATGAAGTAGAAGATTTAAATCTTGGTGATGGAGATCCATTGAACGAGTTAGAGCCCTAA
- the plsY gene encoding glycerol-3-phosphate 1-O-acyltransferase PlsY, translated as MIIVAIFISYLLGAISFSYVIGKQFKKLDIRDHGSGNAGATNTLRVMGILPAIAVLILDCAKGIVAVFLGWYLTGGDPVAGAASGLASIIGHNWPVYYGFRGGKGVATTIGVLASLVFTLALTTGIIAIISIVITRFVSLGSLIFVVGTTLSTAIFYQQLDYPFVYVYFLIMISLLSIWRHRTNVKRLINGTESKIGEKITAN; from the coding sequence ATGATTATAGTAGCGATTTTTATATCGTACCTCTTAGGAGCAATTAGCTTTAGTTATGTTATTGGCAAACAATTTAAGAAATTAGATATTCGTGACCATGGCAGTGGAAATGCAGGTGCTACCAATACCCTGAGGGTGATGGGCATTTTACCTGCTATTGCGGTTCTGATACTTGATTGTGCTAAAGGGATTGTCGCTGTATTTTTAGGGTGGTATTTAACAGGTGGAGACCCGGTTGCTGGTGCAGCTTCTGGACTAGCCTCAATAATAGGCCATAATTGGCCTGTGTATTATGGCTTTAGAGGGGGGAAAGGTGTCGCCACAACAATTGGTGTTCTTGCCTCACTAGTGTTTACATTAGCACTAACAACAGGGATTATTGCTATTATTTCTATTGTTATTACTCGGTTTGTGTCATTAGGATCCCTTATATTTGTAGTGGGGACCACACTTTCTACCGCTATTTTTTATCAACAGTTAGATTACCCGTTCGTTTACGTTTACTTTCTTATAATGATTTCACTTCTTTCTATTTGGCGACATCGTACAAACGTTAAACGATTAATAAATGGGACTGAAAGTAAAATTGGCGAGAAAATCACTGCTAACTAG
- the der gene encoding ribosome biogenesis GTPase Der — translation MPKPVLAIVGRPNVGKSTIFNRIVGERVSIVEDRPGVTRDRIYSSAEWLTHEFFIIDTGGIEISDEPLLDQMRYQAELAIEEADVICFVVNGREGLTSADEEVGQILQRSKKPVVVAVNKMDDPSMHEQLYDFYSLGIGDVYPVSGSHGLGLGDLLDQLATYFPKQEEDVYDEDTILMSLIGRPNVGKSSLVNAILGEERVIVSNIPGTTRDAIDTPFTKDDQDYVVIDTAGMRKRGKVYEATEKYSVLRALKAIERSDVVLVVINAEEGIIEQDKKIAGYAHEAGRAIVIVVNKWDAVEKDDKTMKEFEEKIRNGFRFLDYAPVVFLSAKTKRRLHNLLPLVNEVSESHNMRVQTHVLNDVIVDAVTMNPTPTDHGGKRLRISYATQVSVAPPTIVLFVNDPELLHFSYKRYLENKIREAFTFAGTPVHIIARKKSD, via the coding sequence GTGCCAAAACCAGTATTAGCAATTGTTGGTCGACCAAATGTAGGAAAATCAACAATTTTTAACCGTATAGTAGGAGAAAGAGTATCTATCGTTGAAGATAGACCGGGTGTAACGAGAGACCGAATATATAGTTCGGCTGAATGGCTCACTCATGAATTTTTTATTATAGACACAGGTGGGATTGAAATAAGTGATGAACCTCTGTTAGATCAAATGAGGTATCAAGCTGAACTTGCTATCGAAGAAGCAGATGTGATCTGTTTTGTCGTCAATGGTAGAGAAGGCTTAACAAGTGCTGATGAAGAAGTAGGACAAATATTGCAGCGTTCTAAAAAGCCAGTTGTAGTGGCCGTAAATAAAATGGACGACCCTTCCATGCATGAGCAACTTTATGACTTTTATAGCCTTGGTATTGGGGATGTTTACCCTGTTTCTGGTTCTCACGGACTTGGACTAGGAGATTTATTGGATCAATTAGCCACTTATTTTCCTAAGCAGGAAGAGGACGTGTATGACGAAGATACTATACTAATGAGTTTAATTGGTCGCCCTAATGTGGGGAAATCTTCTTTAGTAAATGCTATTTTAGGCGAGGAAAGAGTTATTGTAAGTAATATACCTGGTACTACGAGAGATGCAATTGATACACCGTTTACGAAAGATGATCAAGATTATGTCGTGATCGATACAGCGGGGATGCGTAAACGAGGAAAGGTATATGAAGCGACAGAAAAATATAGCGTATTGAGAGCTTTAAAGGCGATTGAACGTTCAGATGTTGTTTTAGTCGTTATAAATGCAGAAGAAGGCATCATTGAACAAGATAAAAAGATTGCGGGCTATGCTCACGAAGCGGGAAGAGCGATCGTGATCGTCGTCAATAAATGGGATGCTGTAGAGAAAGACGACAAGACGATGAAAGAATTTGAAGAGAAAATCCGCAATGGCTTCCGTTTTCTTGATTACGCACCAGTCGTGTTTTTGTCAGCTAAAACGAAACGTAGACTACATAACCTTCTTCCGCTTGTTAACGAGGTTAGTGAGTCACATAATATGAGAGTCCAGACTCATGTTTTAAATGATGTTATTGTGGACGCAGTAACAATGAATCCAACACCTACTGACCATGGTGGTAAGAGATTAAGAATTAGTTACGCGACACAAGTATCTGTTGCGCCGCCGACAATCGTCTTATTCGTAAATGATCCTGAATTGTTACACTTTTCCTATAAACGCTATTTAGAAAATAAAATAAGAGAGGCTTTTACATTTGCTGGTACACCTGTTCATATCATTGCACGTAAGAAGAGTGACTAG
- a CDS encoding YphA family membrane protein, whose translation MIEGAIFFWVIWLTIIYSFFLIDNKTRRAQLLLVCFLTIMCSSVTYSSSVIEWNLAWGTFLLVGLYTMRNLSLAGKLKGYVISLFIAYLFFSIHKAVYFEPVWLILSPQWSIIVLSLVALIIFLNDVYCRVFSLTLGLFQGLILSFLSQIMANGQEVQAVMTNSLFFLDVLTALMVLVVLWSYAEQITKKFKGQLMARQRSYTSSKTNVNV comes from the coding sequence ATGATAGAAGGTGCCATCTTTTTTTGGGTAATATGGCTGACTATAATATATAGCTTTTTTTTAATTGATAATAAAACGCGCCGTGCTCAACTGTTATTAGTGTGCTTTTTAACAATTATGTGCTCGTCTGTTACTTATTCTAGTTCAGTTATAGAATGGAATTTAGCTTGGGGCACTTTCTTGTTGGTTGGCTTGTATACTATGAGAAACCTTTCATTAGCTGGGAAACTAAAAGGCTATGTTATAAGCTTATTCATTGCCTATTTATTTTTTTCTATTCATAAAGCGGTGTATTTTGAGCCGGTGTGGTTGATTCTATCTCCGCAGTGGTCCATTATTGTACTAAGTTTAGTTGCATTGATTATTTTTCTGAATGACGTTTATTGTCGAGTGTTCAGTTTAACACTAGGGTTATTCCAAGGACTTATATTATCTTTTCTTTCTCAAATAATGGCTAATGGTCAAGAGGTTCAGGCCGTTATGACGAATAGTTTATTTTTCCTAGATGTGCTGACTGCATTAATGGTTCTTGTTGTGTTATGGTCTTATGCTGAGCAAATTACAAAGAAATTTAAGGGCCAGCTTATGGCAAGACAAAGGTCATATACCTCTTCTAAAACAAACGTGAATGTGTAA